The Culex pipiens pallens isolate TS chromosome 2, TS_CPP_V2, whole genome shotgun sequence DNA window TCCGGAAATCTCCTTAAGCAGAAAGTCACCGGGAGCTCTCTCTTTTCCATAACTCAATTCCCAATTAGAAAACAGGATTACAGTGAAAGCCTTGCAGACAACACCCCTCCAATTTTACACCCACACCTCAAGCCCCGATGGCAACAGCAGCAGCTTTCCGTCAAGGTTTCTTATCTCAATTAAATCTGGGAAATGCTACACCTCACTTTCTCTCCCGCACAATTTTTCCGTTTTTGGAATACATTTGCTGACTTTGTGCGCAAATTTTTGGCCGAGAGGTAAtcccttagttttttttttgtgttggctGAGGGGGTGGTAGTCctctgttgtgtgtgtgtgtgtgggggaaGTTAATGGAATTTAAGCTGgaggatttcttttttttgtgcagaattTGCCACAATGTTGCTTTGGCCGGGGGATTATGATTGAATTTCCCTGGCCGAAATTGAATTTGTGGTTTGGGTAATGTTGGGCAAATGGTGTTCCGATACGGGGGAATTGGAATTGTCCGAAACTGAGTTGATTCTATTGGAGGGAATTGCCAATTTCGACAAAGCTGTTTATTATGTGTGTTTCTAGGAGTTGGATTATCTTGTGTGATGATGCAAAAAGACGGATTCCAACCTggaaataaacaaaatgctaaTCTCTTCCACATCTGActgttcaaatgaaatttgccaACTTTAAATCGTGCCCCAAATAAATCGTCACTAATGGCTAGACAAAAGTACAATTTAACCCGAAATCCGTTTccacaaatttcaacaaaacgaCTGTTGATCCAACGCGTAACCTTTTCCACTCCCAAAAAAGGACCAAAAATGTGCCCAAAGGCCACCACGGATGGTCACATTTTGTTGCCACCAACCCACCCCTTTTCCACTACAAAACCAACACCCAAGATTCCGCTGGGAAAACTCTCTCTCACCCGCAACTTCCTGCTCTCTTTTTTCGATCCCGAGCCTTCGCCCCCCAAAAGTGGTACAAATTAATTACACAATAAATAAAGCATCATCAGATTTTAATGTGTATTCTGTGTAATTCCATCCCTCCTCCAGCGGAAAAGTGCTTTTCTCCACCCCCACAAAACCCAAACCACCCCATGCTTATCCCCGGAGGAGAGCGCGCGTGGGCACAAAAAGACGCCATCATTGTCACTGTCGGGTTTTCCATTCCCCCTGCCCACCTCCCCAGATTCTGGCATTGTTTCGAAACTAATTGGAAAAGTTATTTTAACTCTCGTGATTATTAATGCGACGACTTCTCCCCTCTCGGAACCCCTCGCGTCCCGAAATGAGTTGAAATGTCCTCCTGCCACACACTTCTCTGATGCAGGCGAACATTTTTGACTCTTAGGGATGTTTAAATTGCAATGTTCATTTGTTGAACACGATTTTActtctttttcaatgattttttttagtttcaaatgAGAAAATAACCTAAATTTACGTTCAAATGCTTAATTTGTCCCTTTTCCCTATCTTactatattataatattataatattattataAATATTAACTCTTCATGCGGTAATCCAAATTGCTCTTTtcatatgtgaaaatgtccAAGAATTAGATTAAAAATAACCACATTTACCTAAAATGTTGTTAACAAAATTTCTAATGGCCACATCAAGAAAAATACAAgcaaaatggggaattggggcaaaatgagcGGTTTTCTCGGcaattttaaatgaataattaatttattgaatttgtgGCCAACCTTTTATTGCCTTACATTTagtattttccattttttttaaattttagtattttccaaaaaaacttcgttaaagtgaaaaagcatacagaatttctttttgtttgatacccatattgaaaattttgaaaattttgaaaaaatacggtatttaaaaaaaagtaatttccaaaaaaaatccaataataaaGTAATTCTGccttcaaaattttacttcgttTCCACTCTGATAATGTGAAAgttattacaaattttgaaaatttgagtgatttcgaaaaaatacactatttTGTGATATTGCAAccgaaatttcgcttcgtttgaaacccatattgcaaattatgaaaattttagttctttcacaaaaaaaaacagtacagtcatgccccggttttgtaCGGCTCTGTTTTGCACTGTCCCGGTTATGATTCGTTAACTGagcttaggcgtcatccataaagtatgtcacgctctaggggggggaggggggggtcgggtgtaccccatttggcataatggacatttggcataacgggttttcaagaaggacgtttggcataatggacgtttggcataattggtccaatacatcagggacgtttggcataatggacatttggcataatggacgtttggcataactcgtgcaaaaaccatcaaggacatttggcataatggacgtttggcataattattactagattttatttttgttttattttataagtACTTCTCATTTTCACGAATGAAAATGTATTGTTTATTTGccttttttaaacaactttcagagacacagaaaaaaaaatcatggtaatattacatctgggaaggagtacatcttttatgtcagaaaaaaggtgtaattttacctctggaaatgtgtaatttttaccacttttctggtgtaatgtcactttttcagtctaaattgaggtaaaattacttcataaaagaggtaatattcaaccttccaaaattaaagcttccaaatttacattatttttttctgtggattacttttagtttttttttttcgaaaaactaggtatctctttattttttccacaacagtaaattgtttcctttttgaataattcacaataaatctttttaatgaaattttgatatttttattgaaaatttagtttaaagaaGGAAATATCTCTTGTTAGCTTTACATTTTCCCCTTTCAATATAATTAGCAATAATATTTGCTCGGTGCGGACTGTAGATTTTGCACTTAACTGCCGGCGGACTTGGGGAACCGGTTTTGGGAGGATCGGAAATTTCGCAAGCAAACAAAACACTAGATTTCTCTTCACTAATTTCTATTTACTACTAAAATTAACTAggtaaaagatgttttctagCGTTCTTCCGACGATCGCGACGCGCTCGACTTGACGTCCGACCGGTTCGGCTGCTTGCGATAAACTTGCTGGTTTCGCGCACATTTCTCGTTCTCTCCTCCTTCGTTGCGCGCCAAAACGCTCACACGACCGTCGTCGTGCGTCGTTCGTTCTCTTTCTCTCGCACCGTCGTGTTCCACGGCGCGCTGTTGCCGCGCACCTCGTTTCGTGCGCTCTTTCCTCCTCTTCGGGCGTCATCGCCGATGTGCTGTTGCTAGCCACGCGCACGGCGTTGCGCGCGTTTTCTTCGTTGTTGGCAACGGCGTAGGCTGGGTTGCCAAATTCGCTGCGACTGAGATCGAAGCAACCGCAGTGCTGTCAAAACAAAGCAACATTTTCTTCGAGCTGAAAGGTTCAGGCTCGAACATCCTCCACCCGCGAAGAACTGCCGTTGATCTCCAGGCGATCCAAGGGTCACTCTTTCGCCTTCCACGTTTGGCCGTACGTTGACCAGGTAAGTTTTCTTTTGCTTCTTCGTCGTGCGCTCTTGGGATCCGCAAGTCGATGCGAACCCTTTTCGCCCTGTTCTCCAAAACCGGGCTTAACTTCGTTGCATTCTTACAGGATGTGTCGGTCAGCGCAATTGACAGTCGCAGGGGCTGCCAAAAGGCCTGGCCGACCCGTGGGATGTGCTCCAGTGCTTGTTGATGCTTGCCGATTGTAGGAAACCGGCATCTTGTACTGCTTCTCCATGGACTTTCTCCAATTCCGTCTGGTGTCACTCGCTTCAGTGGGTCGGCGTACACCGACCGCTCGTGTAGGTGGGATCTTCCAGTACCGCTCATCAGCCTGTTCTTCGCTGGTGCTGCAGCTCCTGGAAACCTCGACCGCTCACCCACCATCAGCTGCATGCAGGCGGCAGCAGCTATGAACGGCGCTGAGGCCGTCCTTGTATGTACCATCGTCAGCTCCACGAGCCACGATGCGTTCGGTTGCAGCAGGATGCTGCACTTTGTATCTCTTCTTTGGAAACGCTCGGCTTGGCACGCCGGCGTCGTCTTCGATGTTTGAGGCATCGCGTGGAACGACAGGTAAATCTTCTTCAGACTCGTTGGATCACTCACACCACTTGCTTCCTTGTAGGCATTAACTTCACGCTCTTCGGTGTGCTGCTCCAACTCGGGTTCGTCTTCAAACGTCGCAGCTTGAGCCCGAACCGCTTCTTCGCGTGCTGCGCCACCTCCAATCGTGACGTCCAGGACCTGGCTGAAGCTCGTCTCGCGCAGAGCCACCAAGTTGACTCTGACGGCGAGTTGGACTCCAGCAGGAATCATCGATGTGTCGGAACGTGGCTGCATCTGCTCGACGCCAGCCAACTCGTTCGCGTTGTGTCTGTCCAGAGTGTTCTTCGTCAAGTGTGTGTCGAACTTACTTGTGATCAATAAACCACGGCAGGGGTTTGGGCTGCAGGGTTCGTCTCGAAAGTCCGCGACGGCTGACAGCGCGTCCGGCGCTAGTTGTCCAGAGGAGCTGGCCTCTGGCGTCACTTGATCCGTTTCGGCTTGTTGTGGAGCACCAGGTTGCTCCACCTTCGTTTGTGTTGTCGGTTGCTCTGGGTTTTTCCGGTACTCGGCGTGCAGCAGGGTGTGGTGCCGCTTCTTGCACGTCGCGCATGCTCCGTTGGACACACACTGCGCTGAAGTATGTCCCGGCCGGAGGCAGTTGAAGCAGAGCTGCTTCTCCTTAACCTTGATCAGCCGCTGGGGAACTGCCATCTCCAGGAACTGCGGACACTTCCAGCTCTTGTGCTGGCCTAGTTCGCACACGTCGCACTTCTGTGCCGGCTCACTTCCGGCGGTCGAGACCATCTTCTGCTGACCCGGATAATCCGTAGCGTTCTGTCCGGGTGGCTTCTTGGTGGGTTGTGACGAGTCCCTCTCGTCAGCGATCTTGCATGTGTCGATGATTGTCTTGGGCTCCTCGATCTTGTGGTTGTTCTCGGACCGTTCACCATGCGGAATGGTATACTCCGGTCGTACCCGATCTTCCGTGTCCAGCTGCTCTGCCAGCAGCTCCCCAGAACGCTTCGGGGGTTCGTCGATGGTCGTCTCGTTGGCGCATCCGACGATCTTAGCGGTTGTTGGGTTCGTTGTCTCGTCCACCCATTGTGGTACACCAGGCGTGTACGCGATTCTTCGTCGTGTGGGCTGGCCTACTTCTAGCAGCTTCTCTTCGATGACCCTCAGGACCTCTGTGTGCAGGTCGTCGAAGGCGTCGTAGAGGGCATCTTGCTCGTCCCGTGATGTTGACGGAACCATGCCAAGGATCTGCCCGTACGCCGTGTGGTACGCATCGTACGCGGCTTCTACCTCCTTCTGACACGTCTTCAACGCTGCCCATGTGAGCGTCGTGGCATCTTCCAAGCTGTCAAGAATTGTAACAAGCTTACCTTGAGCCAGATCACGCTGGTGGACGACGTCGCTGAACCGCTCCATCTCCGCCAGCTTCTTTACACTGCTCGCTCCGCAGGGGATCACTCAGTGCACTTAGTGACCGGACTTGCCACCGGTCTTCTTCTTCGGTGTGGCCGCCTTCTCCGAGTTCACCAGCCTCTCCGGTGACTTCCTCGGGCGAAGCGCTTTGGCCACCGATGCTACAGTGGCGGAGCACTGAGCTCGGAACGGCTGCTGGAACTGTTCGCTTTCACTTCACTTTGCGTCGAACATCCGGAACCTCTTTCCAGAACGTTCTTCGCGTTTTCCGGAACCACTTTCGCGGAAGTCTTCTCACTTCGAGCGTCTTCACTTCCGGACCAAGTTCACAGAAGGTTTTCGTTCCTCTTCTTCAGCGTTCACTTACAGGACCAATTCCCGAAAGCTTTTTCCGACTCTGCCTGCAACTTCGGCTTCTTCTTCTCTGGAGTCGACGCGTCCTTGCTCAGCGCCGCTTCCGGGAATTATTGCAGGCACTTTATGGCAGTTTCCGGCACAAGAGGGACACCAACGATCGGACCCAGTGTCCGAACCAAGCACGGAAATCAGCCAAGTCTGAAATCACGGTACTTGGGGGAACTTTGTGTCCTCTTGGCCGGAACTTCACTTCACTTGAACCTTCTTTCCGGAACCTTTTTCCGGCTTCAGAAGGTTCTGGAtgcatccaagatggcgtcacTTAGCACTTAGCACTTGCTCTTCGGACGCATTCTGGCCAATTCCAAAATGGCGTCGCCTTTTTTCACTGAGCTGTTTTGCCAAGATGGCGTCTTTTATCACTTTCTTCGCAGCGGCTTTTTCCTTTCTTTGGGCCTTGTGCCCACTTGCCGCGATAGAAACGACCCTCCGCCGTTTGTCCTTCACAGTTCCCGCAAACCCCGGCACTTCTAGTTCAATTTATCCGGGTCGTTCGGACCATGCTCGGTGCGGACTGTAGATTTTGCACTTAACTGCCGGTGGACTTGGGGAACCGGTTTTGGGAGGATCGGAAATTTCGCAAGCAAACAAAACACTAGATTTCTCTTCACTAATTTCTATTTACTACTAAAATTAACTAggtaaaagatgttttctagCGTTCTTCCGACGATCGCGACGCGCTCGACTTGACGTCCGACCGGTTCGGCTGCTTGCGATAAACTTGCTGGTTTCGCGCACATTTCTCGTTCTCTCCTCCTTCGTTGCGCGCCAAAACGCTCACACGACCGTCGTCGTGCGTCGTTCGTTCTCTTTCTCTCGCACCGTCGTGTTCCACGGCGCGCTGTTGCCGCGCACCTCGTTTCGTGCGCTCTTTCCTCCTCTTCGGGCGTCATCGCCGATGTGCTGTTGCTAGCCACGCGCACGGCGTTGCGCGCGTTTTCTTCGTTGTTGGCAACGGCGTAGGCTGGGTTGCCAAATTCGCTGCGACTGAGATCGAAGCAACCGCAGTGCtgtcaaaacaaagcaaaattttctTCGAGCTGAAAGGTTCAGGCtcgaacaatattttttgaatgaaattttcccttttatatgaaatttaacttaatgATGAAAAAACCACTTCAAATTTTCGATAATTGAGCTGTTAtaatgcaattttcccttctttttatCATAATTTAACTGGATGAAGGAAAAATCTCTAAATAAATCca harbors:
- the LOC120414942 gene encoding uncharacterized protein LOC120414942 → MRSVAAGCCTLYLFFGNARLGTPASSSMFEASRGTTGINFTLFGVLLQLGFVFKRRSLSPNRFFACCATSNRDVQDLAEARLAQSHQVDSDGELDSSRNHRCVGTWLHLLDASQLVRVVSVQSVLRQVCVELTCDQ